The following DNA comes from Bombus pascuorum chromosome 3, iyBomPasc1.1, whole genome shotgun sequence.
TCTAACCAACGATTTTACGAGTACGATTGCCAGACGATTGGCAGAGaggttctttttattatttctgaaCATATCAACGATTACGTTCGTCGAGGCGAGCGTTTTATTTTAGACGCGAGTCGCCGTACCTCGTCGAGTTCACTTGGGCCAATTGCTTACCAATTCGATTCATTTTCCGATGCAATTTCATCTCTCGTTTCCAACGCGCCTACGTTTGTCCTCGATACACGCAACATTCCGACAAGCTACTTTCGTATTGGAAAAACTCGGCTCCACCGAAACTCCAAATTGTCACGAATACGCGCGTTTTATAATTGCTCGGTTTAACCAGACTTTGTCGAAATAACGATTATCGATTCTCCAAAATTCCACGGTGACAAGAACCTTGTACATACCGACGTTACTAACTTGTCGATTTTTTAGAACCgctaaaataagataaattctAGGAGATGTTCAGCTAGACGCGAATCGCTCGCTCGGGTAACATGGTCGGAAAACAGTGTGCAAATAcgatatgatattttttaagagtTGAACGTTacgatatactatatatatatatcgattaACTGCGGCTACCAGGACGtgaaatgtacaaaatttatacgGCAGCCATTATGGAACGTATCGTAGTTCCTAATGCAAACAAGCCTACGTAATTAGAAGGGTGAAAATAATTTGCGTGACTCACCGTTCGCCTAAGGACAGTCCTAATGGTCTCGACTTCTTGTCTCGTCGGCCAACGGGCATAGACCACGCCGCTGAGCATCAGGACAAAAACGGTGATCCAGATCGTCCATGCCAGGACGTTCCTCGTTCTGGCAAGAAGCTTCTGGGCGGTCCGCGTCGAGATCACTTCTTGCGGAGGGATCTCGAGCTTCTGCGCTTTCCTAAGAATATCCTGGAGTCGTCTCTTAGCCTGCTCTACATCCGGCACCCCCATTTTCTTTATGTTTATCGCGCCACCACCCTGTTCGTCGATCCGCGCTTCGAGCTTTGACCTCGCAGGATGGTACCCTCCCTCGGTGACACGATTCAGGATGGAGACGTTAAGAAAAGTACGGCTGCAAACGCGTCTCGTACAGGTTCATCCTCGTAGTAACGGCCGCAGCGTCGACGTCCTGCAAAATTTCATTCCGTATTCGCTTCCTCCCTAATTTCCCTTCTACCTTAAATTCTTTCAGCGCGCCCTTGAAACTGTACCGGCTAGCCGCGTATCTCTCGCGGATGGCTTTGGGAATCGGCTACAATTCGACAGACCGAAGATCATCGTGGTGCGACCAAAGATTTTGAGATCCCGCGATTGATCGATTCGCAGCCACGAAGAAggtataatgaattttttataagaataaaGGCAAAGGAATATTTTACGAGAACTGGCAGTGAACGCGAGATCATGGTCGATCagttttttaaaattgctttGCAGTTTGTAATTTTGCGACTGGAACTGTCGTCGATAACGTCCAATTACACGTGTGGAGAATTGGCGGTAGCGACTTAAGAACAGGCGGCTGAACGGAAGCGAGATGGAATCGAGGTTAGGCGATTCGACGCAAAACGAGTCGGCATTTAATTTCAGCCGAGGAAGTTCGCACTAGCGATCCTAACGTTGCCACCCCCTTTGCCACCCCTTCCTCTTCTCTAATCGATTCTGAAATTATTCCCAGCGCACCACGGTAATTACCTAATAATTCCAGGATCGATCCACCGACAGCACAACGATGCAGCGCGAGGGAGAAAGAGCCGgggaaaggagaaagagagaaagccCGCGAAAGTTCGACCTACTTTCCGGAAGGGGCTGGGATTACAAAAGGTTCGTTCGCGCGACAGACGCGGTAACGTTTCGCGCCGACTAATTATTCTCCGCTGAGTTCGGCAGTcggatttttaattatcgacgTATCGATAAAACGGGACCGATGCGTTCGTTATTCGACCGAGTCGATCGTACCAACGTCCGACGACTCGATGTTTCAGCGGGAACGGTGAGTCGCGCGAGAACGTCTCGTCATCGAAAAAACGATTTTTgcctttttataaaattatttcgttcgtGTTGTCCGTTCGAGGGTCGTTCGACGTCGCGGATCTTAATTTTCCCTCTTGGGACCAAGCACTGGGTCGATCGTTGGTGTAAatcgcgaaaagaaaaaaggaactcGAGATAACTCGCGGAGCCGCGAATACTCGTCGGATACGATGAAAGGCGAAAACGTGCGCGAACGACGATATTATTCTCGAGGAAAAATATCGTTCTTCGATGTCTGTTTCCAAACTTTACGGCTAACAAATTTCGTTGCGCTAATCATGTCCGTGTTGCTAGCGGCGAGCACGCGCGCGGTTACATTTGATATTCCATTCGCGCGGAACACCTAGCGGCAGCTAATTCTGTCCGACTTTGGTTTTCGTTGCTTTAGAAGCTGCCaagcaataattaattttccggACAATACCTTGAAAATTGCCGCTGTGTGTCGGCCGTGTACATGTACGGCTTAAAATTTCCTCCGTAGAAACTTTACCCGCCCTTCtctgaattatatttcaacatccagaagaaaaaaatcttttgtGAATCTTTCACGAAAGTTTCCGCGCCCGACCAAGTTTCCAGCGAAGAACACCGAGGGGGAAGAGCAGTTTATCTTACCGGAAGAACTTTTCCCTTGTATGCCGAGGAAATACCCTTTCGATCAAGCCGCGCCAACGAACCGCAACACCGTGAGAGCTGCCTTCTCCGTCaagatttttccttttctcccaTTCTTTCTCCCATTCTTTCTCCCATATCCATGCTTTTTCCCCTCCTCTGCCTCTAACACGCACGTACAATCGAAATTATACCGATCAGAATTTCCTGCTAGATGCAGAGATTTCTGCACGCTGCAAGAGGGTCTGTCTCTCCGTTCCATCGATCCGTTGGATTTTCAACGATCGGTGAAATAAATCGCAGGTTCTTAATAGGCGCTTAACAGGTAAAAGGGTTGCCCGTTGGCTCGCCGTCTAATCGAacttgaattaattttcaacgacACAGATTCTCCTAACCCATTCTACTCGTGAGATTCTCCTTCCGGCTGTTCGTCATGCTTCGCGTAAACTACACATCCGTTAGGATGAATCGAGCCTCGAATCCGCTTTAATTTAGTCGACCGGAGAAACATTAATCTACGAGTCGACGTTGTTTTCCCATTATGTGGATGAAGAATAGACGTGTATAAATAGGGAATATAGGCGTATAAAGATTAGACGATCGTGAGTAAAACACGCACGAAACGTCTTTTGCTTTCGAGCGCGGCGTTTAATCGCGCGTCTGCGACTCGAACGCAAAATAACATTTGCGTTTTACGTCGTGTCGCATAAAGCtcgatattttatcattaaatcGGCGGGCCTGTTCTTCCGTTCAGCTCCGTGTTATTCGTTGATCGCGTCCCTAATTTTACACGCTGCGTTTCGAGTGGCACACGATCGATAGAACGGATCGATCTATTTTCAAGTACGCGTCTAATATTTGCCATTTATTTGCAAGTTGTCACTGAAACATCGGGGACGATCTTCTTCGTGGTCGTTGCGATATACGCGCGTTTAGCCGAGtaatagataaaaaagaaaagagagcaaaagcaaaaaggaaaaagaaatatcaaagatCGATCGGGATGAGAAGTAAGCGTCTTAGCGACTTACCTTTGGTATTGCGATTCACGTTCCGTGGACAAAGCGACGGGATGATCTTGAGAGAGCGTGGAGGGGCACGTTCTGTAATCGGTAGCAAAACTCCCAAGAGGCTGATGCCCGCAAACCTAGTCGAGGAGTAGGTCACGAGACGTTGCGGAGGCGAGATAGGTTGTCGCGTGTCTAAGGAATCGTTCGCGTAATAACGGGATCGTTCGTCCTCGAACTCTGAACTCGTACCGCCTCTCTTAGCGACACTTTTACCTCTCGATGGTAGAAACGACGAGTGGCGCGCAACACAGCCGATGGCACTTCACAGAAAACCGATCACAAAAATCGTTCGTTTTGGTTCGGTGTGGAGGCGATTTCGTGGCACGCTAGTCGCTTTGATCTTATGGAAATCGTGTGGAACGAAAGGAAACACGGAAACAAGGTCGCAAagcgaacgatcgatcgtaaCCCGAGCGAAAACGGGCAAGAACTGACTGGCCTCGTCGAGGGTAGCTGCCCTTATAGATATAAGACAGGAGGGTGGCGCGTGCGCTGTCGGTAGTCGCGCATGCACGATTCGCGGTCGTTCCACTGCGCTTTCATGCTGCGGACCGACCTCGACGGGCTCCGACGGAAGAACAGCCTTAAAGATCGAAGCAGATTGGCCGATCGGAAGGAAGAAGATCCGACAAAGACGGAAAGTCGGTCGTTCGGTCAGAAAGTGACAGTGGTAAGGAGTGTGCGTCGGTTAACAACCCGGAGACGCGGTACGTTCTCAGCCGCTCCTTCCTTCTTTATCACCGGCAAACgatgaaaaagtaatttacaCCCCCTGATCGTTTGATTCCGATGCCAGGACCATCCCGCCATCTCGTTTTATGCTCGGTCACGTTCACCCTTCTGTTTCGTCGATGTTTATCTATCAGCAGGAATTTTTAACATCGTCGCGCCCCGCCATAATATTCCGATAATATTAGGACACGCTAGAGGCGAAGACGAACGAGAAATCGCCGACAGACGTAACTCGGGAATTACAAATTCCAACGTTAGGT
Coding sequences within:
- the LOC132905231 gene encoding uncharacterized protein LOC132905231, which encodes MGVPDVEQAKRRLQDILRKAQKLEIPPQEVISTRTAQKLLARTRNVLAWTIWITVFVLMLSGVVYARWPTRQEVETIRTVLRRTCSGAASGDFSERVAALLHSSSTQDDC